From Haloglomus litoreum, the proteins below share one genomic window:
- a CDS encoding FAD-dependent monooxygenase translates to MTESAVDTDEYEHYEALVVGCGPGGAAAAAKLAEEGVETLVLERGVEAGAKNVSGGLIYAEESAPYTIDDLFPDFREEAAERPITEYHIHNIAGEKVKSLDITDLHEHDTEWSDAVLRRTMDSWLERRVHEKTREAGGGVLTDVRVNGLLRDGGEIVGVTCDEIEPITADLIVAADGVNSELARDAGLMDWDEPDEWFQGVKAVVDMPSDAIADRFGIGEGEGVAHLFSGNIFENVRGGGFLYTNQDTLSIGTVFHLDSLVAEEAEPHQLLDALLTHPLLADWLGDDYDEVEYSAKLVPDSKKVAHKSPHRDRLVLVGDAGGQMQAQGPVIKGMNHAVTAGALAAEAFVDAKRAGRPHDAGERYTEKLEESGTMQKLRPEAYETIAPLAENETATRLAESLVESPVGRLGIRALGTSGLERMFSNPTILKLMPDTKVPYVTVPTVIAEELGGEVHATSHVEPPELDDRIGDLTYDVGEPHIQVKDNSWAASGAAVSACPVSARDFGGGCYREETVKTNGHEERVVSLDTQPCVECGTCAIVADTDWEHPAGGKGVEFKQG, encoded by the coding sequence ATGACTGAGAGCGCCGTCGACACCGACGAGTACGAGCACTACGAGGCGCTCGTGGTCGGCTGTGGGCCGGGCGGCGCGGCCGCCGCGGCCAAACTCGCCGAGGAGGGCGTGGAGACGCTCGTCCTCGAGCGCGGCGTCGAGGCCGGCGCGAAGAACGTCTCCGGCGGCCTCATCTACGCCGAGGAGTCCGCGCCCTACACCATCGACGACCTGTTCCCCGACTTCCGCGAGGAGGCCGCCGAGCGGCCCATCACGGAGTACCACATCCACAACATCGCCGGGGAGAAGGTCAAGTCGCTGGACATCACGGACCTCCACGAGCACGACACGGAGTGGTCCGACGCCGTCCTCAGGCGGACGATGGACTCGTGGCTCGAGCGGCGGGTCCACGAGAAGACCCGCGAGGCCGGCGGCGGCGTCCTCACGGACGTCCGGGTCAACGGCCTGCTCCGTGACGGCGGCGAGATCGTCGGCGTCACCTGCGACGAGATCGAGCCCATCACGGCCGACCTCATCGTCGCGGCCGACGGCGTCAACTCCGAACTCGCCCGCGACGCCGGCCTCATGGACTGGGACGAACCCGACGAGTGGTTCCAGGGCGTCAAGGCCGTCGTCGACATGCCCTCGGATGCCATCGCCGACCGGTTCGGTATCGGCGAGGGCGAGGGGGTCGCGCATCTGTTCTCGGGGAACATCTTCGAGAACGTCCGTGGCGGCGGGTTCCTCTACACCAACCAGGACACCCTCTCCATCGGGACGGTGTTCCACCTCGACAGCCTCGTCGCAGAGGAGGCCGAGCCCCACCAGCTCCTGGACGCGTTGCTCACGCACCCGCTGCTGGCGGACTGGCTCGGCGACGACTACGACGAGGTGGAGTACTCCGCCAAACTCGTCCCCGACTCGAAGAAGGTGGCCCACAAGTCGCCCCATCGCGACCGGCTCGTCCTCGTCGGCGACGCCGGCGGCCAGATGCAGGCGCAGGGCCCCGTCATCAAGGGGATGAACCACGCCGTGACGGCGGGCGCGCTCGCGGCCGAGGCGTTCGTCGACGCGAAGCGTGCGGGTCGACCACACGACGCCGGCGAGCGGTACACGGAGAAGCTGGAGGAGTCGGGCACGATGCAGAAGCTCCGGCCCGAGGCCTACGAGACCATCGCGCCGCTGGCGGAGAACGAGACGGCGACCCGGCTGGCCGAATCGCTCGTCGAGTCACCCGTCGGCCGCCTCGGCATCCGCGCGCTGGGCACCTCGGGGCTCGAGCGGATGTTCTCCAACCCGACCATCCTCAAGCTGATGCCCGACACGAAGGTACCGTACGTGACGGTGCCGACGGTCATCGCGGAGGAGCTCGGCGGCGAGGTCCACGCCACCAGCCACGTCGAGCCGCCGGAGCTGGACGACCGCATCGGCGACCTGACCTACGACGTCGGGGAGCCCCACATCCAGGTGAAGGACAACTCCTGGGCGGCCAGCGGCGCCGCGGTGTCGGCCTGTCCGGTGAGCGCCCGCGACTTCGGCGGCGGCTGCTACCGGGAGGAGACGGTCAAGACGAACGGCCACGAGGAGCGCGTCGTCAGCCTCGACACGCAGCCGTGTGTCGAGTGCGGGACCTGCGCCATCGTCGCCGACACCGACTGGGAGCACCCGGCCGGCGGGAAGGGCGTCGAGTTCAAGCAGGGCTGA
- a CDS encoding electron transfer flavoprotein subunit alpha/FixB family protein — protein sequence MPEFDPGDHDISEIGPKVQAIDDPDELREILEAEEAGEDRPPVKQVIESRIEKLEAEDEDDDEGLVDLTDMSTAEAANAIRGIDDPDELRELLEKEEAGEDRGGVKTQIQNRLDSVTEDEDADEGEAEEEPKTPEERHPDLDHPTADKRHVRAVEDGDYRDMWVYCETQQGELIDVSKEMLGKARQLMDDYNDEYDADEKVIAFVIGEDIAEQAELAIEYGADVALYQEGPRLDRFLHKPYTEIFVDAARGTGHPFGREDRPDVEWHGYDEPRYVLFPATNNGRDLSATVQAELDSGLASDCSDLHITDVLISNPAKTGEPGTKKEFERVLHMKRPDFSGFEYSTILCLDKPDREFHPQGGSVIPGSFDLPDPDPEREGEVVEWEAPLEDDWFSVEVTDHDQLDEGVDLTGREVIVAMGRGIGDDPSKGIELGLDLADAFEDADLGLSRGVITASYQFEGHVEQYITEERQIGESGQVVEPPIYIAVGISGAVQHKVGMDESDTIISINTDPEADIVDFSDYFIQGDLFEVLPAMTEALESGELDIGAVAEAGGATDD from the coding sequence ATGCCTGAATTCGACCCCGGCGACCACGACATCTCCGAGATCGGCCCGAAGGTCCAGGCCATCGACGACCCCGACGAACTGCGCGAAATCCTCGAGGCCGAGGAGGCCGGGGAGGACCGACCGCCGGTCAAGCAGGTCATCGAGAGCCGCATCGAGAAACTCGAGGCGGAGGACGAGGACGACGACGAGGGACTCGTCGACCTGACGGATATGTCCACCGCGGAGGCGGCCAACGCCATCCGCGGCATCGACGACCCCGACGAACTGCGCGAGCTGCTCGAGAAGGAGGAGGCAGGTGAGGACCGCGGCGGCGTCAAGACACAGATCCAGAACCGCCTCGACTCGGTGACGGAGGACGAGGATGCCGACGAGGGCGAGGCCGAGGAGGAGCCGAAGACGCCCGAGGAGCGCCACCCCGACCTCGACCACCCGACCGCGGACAAGCGCCACGTCCGCGCGGTCGAGGACGGCGACTATCGGGATATGTGGGTCTACTGCGAGACCCAGCAGGGCGAACTCATCGACGTCTCGAAGGAGATGCTGGGGAAGGCCCGGCAGCTCATGGACGACTACAACGACGAGTACGACGCCGACGAGAAGGTCATCGCGTTCGTCATCGGCGAGGATATCGCCGAACAGGCCGAACTCGCCATCGAGTACGGCGCCGACGTGGCGCTGTACCAGGAGGGCCCGCGGCTCGACCGCTTCCTCCACAAGCCCTACACCGAGATCTTCGTCGACGCCGCGCGCGGCACCGGCCACCCGTTCGGTCGCGAGGACCGCCCCGACGTGGAGTGGCACGGCTACGACGAGCCGCGCTACGTCCTCTTCCCGGCGACGAACAACGGGCGCGACCTCTCGGCGACCGTGCAGGCCGAACTCGACTCCGGGCTCGCCTCGGACTGTTCGGACCTCCACATCACGGACGTACTCATCTCGAACCCCGCGAAGACGGGTGAGCCGGGGACGAAGAAGGAGTTCGAGCGCGTGCTGCACATGAAGCGCCCGGACTTCTCGGGCTTCGAGTACTCGACCATCCTCTGTCTGGACAAACCGGACCGCGAGTTCCACCCGCAGGGTGGCTCCGTCATCCCGGGCTCGTTCGACCTGCCCGACCCCGACCCCGAGCGCGAGGGCGAGGTGGTCGAGTGGGAGGCGCCGCTCGAGGACGACTGGTTCTCGGTCGAGGTGACCGACCACGACCAGCTCGATGAGGGTGTCGACCTCACCGGCCGCGAGGTCATCGTCGCGATGGGGCGTGGCATCGGTGACGACCCGAGCAAGGGCATCGAACTCGGCCTCGACCTGGCCGACGCGTTCGAGGACGCCGACCTCGGGCTGTCGCGGGGGGTCATCACGGCCTCCTACCAGTTCGAGGGCCACGTCGAGCAGTACATCACGGAGGAACGCCAGATCGGCGAGTCCGGGCAGGTGGTCGAGCCGCCCATCTACATCGCCGTCGGCATCTCCGGCGCCGTCCAGCACAAGGTCGGCATGGACGAGTCGGACACCATCATCAGCATCAACACGGACCCGGAGGCCGACATCGTGGACTTCTCGGACTACTTCATCCAGGGCGACCTCTTCGAGGTCCTGCCCGCTATGACGGAGGCGCTGGAATCGGGCGAACTGGACATCGGTGCCGTCGCCGAGGCCGGAGGTGCGACCGATGACTGA